The genomic stretch CTGCCACACATCCCACCGGGAAGCCCGACCCGAGGGCCTTCCCCATGGTGGTGAGGTCAGGGGTCACGCCGTATCGGCCCTGGGCGCCACCCAGGCCGGCCCGGAAACCCGTGATGACCTCGTCGAAGATGAGAACGATCCCGTGGCGGTCGCACAGGTCGCGCACCGCTTCCAGGTAGCCGGGGACCGGTTCAACCACCCCGCTGTTGGCCATGACCGGCTCCATGATGACCGCCGCCACCGAGTCGCCCACCGATGCCAGCACCTCTCCGAGCGCGCCCGCATCGTTCCAGGGCACGACGATCAGGGACGAGCCCGCCTCCGGTGCCATGCCGGCAGACTCGGGCACGGCCGCCAGCCCCGGGCCTTCCGCCGCCGGCTCTGACCCGCTGCCCACGTTGAAGAGGACGCTGTCGGCCCAGCCGTGGTAGTGGCCCTCGAACTTGACCACCATGTGGCGGCCGGTGGCGGCGCGGGCGATCCGGAGAGCGGCCTGGACCGCCTCGGTGCCGGTCATGTTGAAGCGCACCATCTCGGCGGAGGGCACCATCCGGGTCACGAGGCGCGCCACTTCGACCTCGAGTTCGTGCTGGCCCCCGTAGAGGATGCCCCGTGACAGTTGGTGCTCGACCGCTTCGAGGACGAAGCCGGGCCGGTGCCCGAGGAGCATGGGACCCTGGCCCATCACGTAGTCGATCAGCCGGTTCCCGTCAGCATCGAACAGGTAGGGACCCTCTGCCGACTCGAAGAAGATGGGGTGGGGCTGTTCCCCCATCCGGACGTTGCTGTTGACCCCGCCGGGGATCACCTTCCTGGAGCTCTCCAGGAGGCGCCGCGACTGCTCGAAGCCCAACTTGACCATCTCGCCCTGCATCTATCGCACCTCCCGGACAGGACCGCTACCCGATTCTGCCGGTGATGCTACCCCTGGCGGTCCGGCCGGGTTGCCGGAGCTTCGCGCGCGGGTCATTGCCCATCCACATGGTCCGGAAACACCCTCCCGAAGAGCCACCAGACGAGATAGCCGGCGCCCAGAGCGAGAGCGAGCGCGAGCAAAGGCGCCCCCGGCCAGTCGACGGTCGGGTTGCCCAACCACGTGTGGCAGCGCTCCCAGCTGGGAACCCCGCCCAAGTCGTTGCATCCGGCGACCATGGTGCTCAGGAGGGTGACCACGCCCGCCGCGACCGACAACATGGCTCGCAAGATCGCAAGCAGGAGTCCCGTCCTGCCACGCGCCGGCACCGACCCGGCCGACACGATCATCGCGCCCAGCCCGGCCGCTACGGCGACGCTGATCACCATCCAGGTCGCTGTCTCCGGGGTGTCTTGAGAAGAAACCGCACCCAAAACGGTGACCGCGAGCAAGGTGCCCGCAATGATCCAGCCGACGGCTAACCGCACTGTGGTGGCCCATCCTTCCCACTCGAGGACCAGTAGCTCACGATCCGACAAGGGGGATCGGATTCGCTGTCGGCGGATCCCGGTTCCCGCTCGTACGAGACGCTTCGTTCACTGTATCCATCGTGTCCGGGTCATGCCCGTGTCTCGCCAACCGGGTGCCGCGGCGACACCCGGCTTGCCACGATCTGGGCCAACCAGGCCGGTGCCCTATGGGTAGGATTCCGGGCGGATGGCGGCGTATCGGGACCAGTATGTAGATCTTCTGCGGTCGATATCGCTCGTGGTGGTGGTGATCTGGCACTGGGTGTTCACGATCCTCGTGGTCTCGCCCTCGACGGTGTCGCCGTCGAATCCGATCGGGTCCACCCGCGGCCTCTGGGTGGCGACGTGGGTCCTGCAGGTCATGCCCGTGTTCTTCTTCGTGGGCGGTTACACGCACCATCGGTCCTTCCGTAACTACACCCGAGGGACCTCCCGGCGGTTCCTGAAGCGCCGGATGGGACGGCTGCTGGC from bacterium encodes the following:
- a CDS encoding aspartate aminotransferase family protein, coding for MQGEMVKLGFEQSRRLLESSRKVIPGGVNSNVRMGEQPHPIFFESAEGPYLFDADGNRLIDYVMGQGPMLLGHRPGFVLEAVEHQLSRGILYGGQHELEVEVARLVTRMVPSAEMVRFNMTGTEAVQAALRIARAATGRHMVVKFEGHYHGWADSVLFNVGSGSEPAAEGPGLAAVPESAGMAPEAGSSLIVVPWNDAGALGEVLASVGDSVAAVIMEPVMANSGVVEPVPGYLEAVRDLCDRHGIVLIFDEVITGFRAGLGGAQGRYGVTPDLTTMGKALGSGFPVGCVAGKREIMEIVSTGAVTHAGTFNASPISMAAARAALEHLYLGGNEFYDTLEERGRRLMQGLRGVIEDRGAPCLVQGLPTIFNLMFTEMAGVRDHRDVLLTDKARRSAFLSHLAAAGVRISGLGNLFLSSTHTGDVIDSTVERFDQALRSFLSG